A stretch of Mucilaginibacter terrae DNA encodes these proteins:
- a CDS encoding cytochrome c oxidase subunit I, whose product MSTLSVHDHGVAHHDHDHEHHHNETFWTKYIFSQDHKMIARQFLITGIIMAVIAMILSILFRIQLAYPEKAFPLLEVLLGRFAPGGRLDTNFYLSLVTIHGTIMVFFVLTAGLSGTFSNLLIPYQLGARDMASPFMNMLSYWLFFIASVIMMASFFVEKGPAGPGWTIYPPLSALPKAMPGSGMGMTLWLVSMTLFVASQLMGGINYVSTILNMRTKGMDLWKMPLTIWAFFLTAILGVLAFPVLVAGVVLLIFDRSFGTSFYLSDIVIQGQVMPFEGGSPILFQHLFWFLGHPEVYIVIMPALGISSEVIATNSRKPIFGYHAMVYSLIGITVLSFIVWGHHMFVTGMNPFLGGVFMITTLIIAVPSAVKTFNYLATLWRGNIQFTPAMLFAIGLVSFFISGGITGIFLGNAALDINLHDTYFVVAHFHLVMGSAAIFGMLAGVYHWFPKMFGRMMDEKLGYLHFWLTFIGAYLVFFPMHFMGLDGVPRRYYSFTEIESLKQWVSVNTFITWAAIFSALAQVAFLFNFFYSIFFGRKAPQNPWNSTTLEWTTPVEHIHGNWPGEIPTVYRWPYDYSKPGHDEDFIPQTTPFSQTLSSNLPHDFEDHASHDNGEWVNTQKSNEEEVK is encoded by the coding sequence ATGTCAACATTATCAGTTCACGATCACGGCGTTGCACATCATGATCACGATCACGAACATCATCATAACGAAACATTCTGGACGAAGTACATCTTCAGCCAGGATCACAAAATGATAGCACGCCAGTTTTTAATAACTGGTATAATCATGGCCGTAATTGCCATGATACTTTCTATCCTGTTCCGTATACAACTGGCTTACCCCGAGAAAGCATTTCCTTTACTGGAAGTATTACTGGGTCGTTTTGCACCAGGTGGTCGTTTAGATACTAACTTTTACCTGTCGTTAGTTACCATACATGGTACCATCATGGTATTCTTTGTGTTAACAGCAGGTTTGAGCGGTACATTCAGTAACTTATTAATTCCTTACCAATTAGGTGCGCGTGATATGGCTTCGCCATTCATGAACATGCTTTCGTACTGGTTATTCTTTATTGCCAGCGTTATCATGATGGCTTCTTTCTTTGTTGAAAAAGGCCCTGCCGGTCCGGGTTGGACTATATACCCACCACTATCTGCTTTGCCAAAAGCAATGCCGGGTTCGGGTATGGGTATGACGTTATGGTTAGTAAGTATGACCTTATTTGTTGCATCGCAATTAATGGGTGGTATTAACTACGTAAGTACCATCTTAAATATGCGTACCAAAGGTATGGATCTGTGGAAAATGCCTTTAACCATCTGGGCATTCTTCTTAACTGCTATCTTGGGTGTATTAGCATTCCCTGTACTGGTTGCAGGTGTGGTATTATTAATATTCGACCGTAGCTTTGGTACAAGTTTCTACTTGTCAGATATAGTTATTCAAGGTCAGGTAATGCCTTTTGAAGGTGGTAGCCCGATACTGTTCCAGCACTTATTCTGGTTCCTGGGTCACCCTGAGGTATACATCGTTATTATGCCTGCACTGGGTATATCATCTGAGGTTATTGCTACTAACTCACGTAAACCAATTTTTGGTTACCATGCCATGGTTTACTCACTAATAGGTATTACAGTATTGTCGTTCATTGTATGGGGTCACCACATGTTTGTTACGGGTATGAACCCGTTCCTGGGCGGTGTGTTCATGATCACTACCTTGATTATTGCGGTACCTTCGGCTGTAAAAACATTCAACTATTTAGCTACGCTTTGGCGTGGTAATATACAGTTCACTCCGGCTATGTTGTTCGCTATCGGTTTGGTATCATTCTTTATCTCTGGTGGTATTACCGGTATCTTCTTAGGTAACGCTGCGCTTGATATTAACCTGCACGATACTTACTTCGTAGTAGCTCACTTCCACTTAGTAATGGGTTCGGCAGCTATATTTGGTATGTTGGCCGGTGTATACCACTGGTTCCCTAAAATGTTCGGCCGTATGATGGACGAAAAATTAGGTTACCTGCACTTTTGGTTAACTTTCATCGGTGCTTACCTGGTATTCTTCCCAATGCACTTTATGGGCTTGGACGGTGTACCACGTCGTTACTATTCATTCACCGAAATTGAGTCGTTAAAACAATGGGTATCGGTTAACACCTTTATTACCTGGGCTGCTATATTCTCTGCATTGGCACAAGTAGCATTCCTGTTTAACTTCTTCTATTCAATATTCTTTGGTAGAAAAGCGCCTCAAAACCCATGGAACTCTACTACCTTGGAGTGGACTACACCGGTTGAGCACATCCACGGTAACTGGCCTGGCGAAATTCCAACCGTATACCGTTGGCCATATGATTACAGCAAGCCTGGCCATGACGAGGACTTTATACCTCAAACAACACCGTTCTCTCAAACATTGAGTTCGAACTTGCCGCACGATTTTGAAGACCATGCGTCGCACGATAATGGCGAATGGGTAAACACCCAAAAGTCAAACGAGGAAGAAGTTAAATAA
- a CDS encoding cytochrome c oxidase subunit II, protein MAFKHLINYKKFLSLSAMMLLLGTNLVMAQAASSNSTATETGNTSAQTAGVWTTAGYYTLLFLIVCIAVAVIGKIFKVYDLTLQMQGKKGVNWNNVMAVGFLIFLVAGIVGVYYSFSVQGSMIIGDAVSVHGKTLDSMFWITFGITFVVFLLTQILLFTFLFKYKGSDKRKAYYYPHNNTIEKIWTVAPAIVLTVLVVFGFLTWRKITNTVDAKGEVASLDIDVTGHQFAWELRYPGKDGKLGKKNYKLINGTNKLGVSYDDKNSFDDLQADTLVIPVNKSVRLNIIAQDVIHSVYMPNFRVQINAVPGLPTYFKFTPTATTAEMRNKLDQPDFNYHLYCNKICGGSHYNMQKVVLVVTQAEYQNWLAQQKPYLTDQLKKELKLADNPLYKQTVLQNRLASIN, encoded by the coding sequence ATGGCATTCAAGCATCTGATAAATTATAAAAAGTTCTTATCGCTGTCGGCGATGATGCTTTTGCTGGGTACCAACCTGGTAATGGCACAAGCTGCCAGTTCAAACTCTACTGCTACCGAAACCGGTAATACATCTGCACAAACAGCCGGTGTATGGACAACCGCAGGTTACTACACTCTATTGTTTTTAATTGTGTGTATTGCCGTAGCTGTTATCGGTAAAATATTTAAGGTGTATGACCTTACCCTGCAAATGCAAGGTAAAAAGGGCGTAAACTGGAATAACGTAATGGCAGTTGGTTTCCTTATTTTCCTTGTTGCCGGTATAGTTGGTGTTTACTATTCATTTAGTGTACAGGGTAGCATGATTATAGGTGATGCCGTTTCGGTACATGGTAAAACACTTGATAGCATGTTCTGGATAACATTTGGTATCACTTTCGTAGTGTTTTTACTTACCCAAATTTTGCTGTTTACCTTCTTGTTCAAATACAAGGGATCTGATAAACGCAAGGCTTACTACTATCCGCATAACAACACTATTGAGAAAATATGGACTGTTGCACCGGCTATCGTATTAACTGTTCTGGTAGTGTTCGGCTTCCTAACCTGGAGAAAGATCACCAACACGGTTGACGCTAAAGGCGAAGTTGCTTCATTAGATATTGATGTTACCGGTCACCAGTTTGCCTGGGAACTACGTTATCCTGGTAAAGATGGTAAATTGGGTAAAAAGAATTACAAGCTGATTAATGGTACCAATAAACTTGGTGTTAGTTATGATGATAAAAACAGCTTTGATGATTTACAGGCAGATACACTGGTAATACCGGTTAACAAATCGGTTCGTCTAAACATTATTGCCCAGGATGTGATCCATAGCGTTTACATGCCAAACTTCCGTGTACAAATTAACGCTGTACCGGGTTTACCAACCTACTTTAAATTTACGCCAACTGCTACTACTGCCGAAATGCGCAACAAGTTGGATCAGCCAGACTTTAATTATCACCTGTATTGCAACAAAATTTGCGGAGGAAGCCATTACAACATGCAAAAAGTAGTATTGGTGGTTACACAAGCCGAGTATCAAAACTGGCTTGCACAGCAAAAACCTTATTTAACCGACCAGTTAAAAAAGGAGCTTAAGCTGGCAGATAACCCGCTTTACAAGCAAACAGTATTACAAAACAGATTAGCGTCAATTAATTAA
- a CDS encoding cytochrome c oxidase subunit 3, translating into MSTTAVTSPIDEVKSTPWAGGREPFSVEYGKMMMWFFLLSDAFTFSSLLIAYGALRFSSTAWPAADHIFQSVPLTSIEHGAPLVFVGIMTFILILSSVTMVLGVEAGHRGAKKEVAGWLVATVIGGFMFLGCQALEWSHLFHEGFGWGKIPPAEELKHFFPHGVEPSAVYTQQFANLFFTITGFHGFHVFTGVIINIIILINVLAGTYERRGSYLMVEKVGLYWHFVDLVWVFVFTFFYLV; encoded by the coding sequence ATGAGTACAACAGCGGTTACATCCCCTATAGACGAAGTTAAGTCGACGCCATGGGCTGGCGGAAGAGAGCCATTTTCGGTAGAATACGGCAAGATGATGATGTGGTTTTTCCTTTTATCGGATGCCTTTACATTTTCATCTTTATTAATTGCTTATGGCGCTTTGCGTTTCAGCTCAACAGCATGGCCGGCTGCCGACCATATTTTCCAATCGGTTCCGTTAACCTCCATTGAGCACGGTGCTCCACTTGTATTTGTGGGTATCATGACGTTCATCCTCATTTTAAGTTCGGTTACTATGGTACTGGGCGTTGAGGCTGGTCACCGCGGTGCTAAAAAAGAAGTTGCCGGTTGGTTAGTTGCTACCGTAATTGGTGGTTTCATGTTCCTGGGTTGCCAGGCTTTAGAGTGGAGCCACTTATTTCACGAAGGATTTGGCTGGGGTAAAATTCCTCCTGCTGAGGAGCTGAAGCATTTCTTCCCTCACGGAGTTGAACCATCGGCTGTATACACGCAACAGTTTGCAAATCTTTTCTTTACCATTACAGGTTTCCACGGTTTTCACGTATTTACAGGTGTAATTATTAATATTATCATTTTAATCAACGTTTTAGCAGGTACTTATGAGCGCCGTGGCAGCTACCTTATGGTAGAAAAAGTAGGCCTTTACTGGCACTTTGTTGATTTGGTTTGGGTATTCGTATTTACCTTCTTCTACTTAGTTTGA
- the nrfD gene encoding NrfD/PsrC family molybdoenzyme membrane anchor subunit, which yields MASHSESIIREPLITGKNITYAQITNEVLAPVENKPNMAWWIGFVLSVMGASVWLFSISWTFWYGIGEWGLNKTVGWAWDITGFVWWVGIGHAGTLISAVLLIFRQNWRNSINRSAEAMTIFAVICAATYIFGHMGRVWLAYWTLPLPNQFGSLWVNWNSALMMDVFAISTYFSVSLVFWYTGLLPDIASIRDRATGLRRRIYSIMSFGWTGSVKTWQRFETVSLILAGISTPLVLSVHTIVSFDFATSLEPGWHTTIFPPYFVAGAIFSGFAMVQTLLLIARKVLGLENYITMFHIESMNKIIVLTGSVVGVAYITEFFIAWYSGVEYEQYAFINRATGPYWWAYWSMMTCNVITPQLFWFKKIRINIPLSWVLSIIVNIGMWFERFVIIVTSLHRDYLPSSWVMFYPTWTDVGIFVGSIGFFFVMFLLFLRVLPSVAMAEVKLLLKTSSEQAKKKLIDEGHLDPTHVDDYVTSLEKYDSVDLTQYHKA from the coding sequence ATGGCATCTCACAGTGAATCAATAATCAGGGAACCGTTAATTACGGGCAAGAATATTACCTATGCCCAAATTACTAACGAGGTTTTAGCCCCTGTAGAAAATAAACCCAACATGGCCTGGTGGATAGGCTTTGTACTCTCGGTAATGGGAGCGAGTGTTTGGCTCTTCTCTATCAGCTGGACCTTTTGGTACGGTATAGGCGAGTGGGGTTTGAACAAAACAGTAGGCTGGGCTTGGGATATCACCGGTTTCGTGTGGTGGGTAGGTATTGGTCACGCCGGAACACTTATTTCGGCAGTACTCCTAATCTTCCGTCAAAACTGGCGTAACTCCATCAACCGCTCTGCCGAGGCGATGACCATCTTCGCGGTAATTTGTGCGGCCACCTACATCTTCGGTCACATGGGCCGTGTATGGTTAGCCTACTGGACTTTACCTCTTCCTAACCAATTCGGTTCGTTATGGGTAAACTGGAACTCGGCGCTAATGATGGACGTGTTCGCGATCTCAACTTACTTTTCAGTATCGTTAGTATTCTGGTACACCGGTTTATTACCTGATATTGCATCAATCCGCGACCGTGCAACAGGCTTACGCCGCCGTATTTATTCAATCATGTCTTTCGGTTGGACCGGTTCGGTAAAAACCTGGCAGCGTTTCGAAACGGTATCATTAATTCTTGCAGGTATATCAACTCCTCTGGTACTTTCGGTACACACCATCGTATCATTTGACTTTGCAACCTCGCTTGAACCAGGATGGCATACTACCATCTTCCCTCCGTATTTCGTTGCAGGTGCGATCTTCTCAGGTTTTGCCATGGTACAAACCCTGTTGCTAATTGCACGTAAAGTATTAGGTTTAGAGAACTACATCACCATGTTCCATATCGAATCGATGAACAAGATCATCGTGTTAACAGGTTCGGTTGTGGGTGTGGCTTATATTACTGAGTTCTTCATCGCATGGTACTCTGGTGTTGAATACGAGCAATATGCATTCATCAACCGTGCAACCGGTCCGTATTGGTGGGCATACTGGAGCATGATGACCTGTAACGTAATTACGCCTCAGCTATTCTGGTTCAAAAAAATCCGTATCAACATTCCGTTATCATGGGTTCTGTCGATCATTGTAAACATTGGTATGTGGTTCGAGCGTTTCGTAATTATTGTTACCTCGTTACACCGCGATTACCTGCCATCAAGCTGGGTTATGTTTTACCCAACCTGGACAGATGTGGGCATCTTCGTTGGTTCGATAGGCTTCTTCTTTGTGATGTTCCTGTTATTCTTACGTGTACTTCCATCAGTAGCTATGGCCGAGGTGAAATTACTGTTGAAAACATCAAGTGAGCAAGCTAAGAAGAAACTGATTGACGAAGGTCATCTTGACCCAACTCATGTTGACGATTACGTAACATCATTAGAAAAATACGACAGTGTTGATTTAACTCAATACCATAAAGCATAA
- the cyoE gene encoding heme o synthase, with protein sequence MIWRDLIKLVKLRLTFLVVFSASISFLIGSQVPSEHNPLGVINWLNWAKLIIGGFLITGAANGFNEIIEKDLDRLMTRTADRPLPAGRMTNGQALVLSLLMGIFGTYLLGSLNLLTGFLSVFAIILYAFAYTPLKQKSPISVFVGAIPGALPPLIGYVAAYPKIDDIALILFGIQFIWQFPHFWAIAWVLDDDYKLAGFRLLPTGRRDRMSAVVAFIFTLVLVPVSLLPTFYHHGGYFVGGVSLVFSLVFLYQAFMLMRNLDIKSAKTLMFGSFLYLPVVQLMFLFDFIGK encoded by the coding sequence ATGATTTGGAGGGATTTAATAAAGCTTGTTAAATTAAGGCTTACGTTCCTGGTGGTGTTTTCGGCCTCCATATCATTTTTGATAGGGAGCCAGGTTCCATCAGAACATAACCCGCTTGGCGTTATTAACTGGCTTAATTGGGCAAAGCTTATTATCGGCGGTTTCCTGATCACTGGTGCTGCAAACGGTTTTAACGAGATCATTGAAAAAGACCTCGACCGATTGATGACCCGTACCGCCGACAGGCCTTTACCGGCCGGCCGTATGACCAATGGACAAGCGCTGGTGCTAAGTTTATTAATGGGCATATTTGGTACTTACCTGTTAGGTAGTTTGAATTTGCTGACCGGATTTTTATCGGTATTTGCCATTATATTATATGCTTTTGCTTATACTCCGTTAAAGCAAAAGTCGCCCATATCGGTATTTGTAGGTGCAATACCCGGAGCGCTGCCGCCGCTGATTGGTTACGTAGCAGCTTATCCTAAAATTGATGATATTGCGCTGATTTTGTTTGGCATACAGTTCATCTGGCAGTTTCCGCACTTTTGGGCTATTGCCTGGGTGCTGGATGATGATTATAAGTTGGCTGGTTTCAGGTTATTGCCAACCGGCCGCCGCGACAGAATGAGCGCTGTGGTTGCTTTTATATTTACATTGGTATTAGTTCCGGTAAGCTTGTTACCAACCTTCTATCATCATGGCGGTTATTTTGTAGGAGGAGTATCATTAGTGTTTAGTTTGGTGTTCTTATACCAGGCCTTCATGCTGATGCGTAATCTGGATATTAAATCGGCCAAGACATTGATGTTCGGGTCGTTTTTATACCTGCCGGTAGTACAGTTAATGTTTTTGTTTGATTTTATAGGGAAGTAG
- a CDS encoding c-type cytochrome, producing MLAMMNKIKIFGATMIAIAAIAVTSSCHDKRSTGYEYAPNMYEHIAYDPDQKNPNFKDGKTAQVPPAGTTPIGFTRFDYPNTKAGYDQASLEVKNMIAATQANYAEGKVLYEHFCSPCHGLQGQGDGTVVAHGYPAPPSYSKGQSSRGGAMKDLTDGKIYHTITYGVNAMGSYASQLAPEERWKVIMYVHKLQTL from the coding sequence ATGTTAGCTATGATGAATAAGATCAAGATATTCGGCGCAACCATGATCGCTATTGCTGCTATTGCGGTAACGTCATCATGTCACGATAAAAGAAGCACGGGTTATGAGTATGCTCCAAACATGTATGAGCATATTGCTTATGATCCTGACCAAAAGAACCCTAATTTTAAAGACGGTAAAACAGCACAGGTTCCGCCTGCAGGCACTACGCCAATTGGCTTTACCCGTTTTGATTATCCTAATACTAAAGCCGGTTACGACCAGGCCAGTTTAGAGGTTAAAAATATGATAGCTGCTACCCAAGCCAATTATGCTGAAGGTAAGGTATTATATGAACACTTCTGTTCGCCTTGCCATGGTTTACAAGGCCAGGGTGACGGTACTGTGGTAGCCCACGGCTATCCTGCTCCGCCATCATACTCAAAAGGACAATCATCACGCGGTGGTGCCATGAAAGACCTTACCGATGGTAAAATTTATCACACAATTACTTACGGCGTAAATGCCATGGGTTCATACGCTTCACAGTTAGCTCCCGAAGAGCGCTGGAAAGTAATCATGTATGTTCACAAATTGCAAACCTTATAA
- a CDS encoding quinol:cytochrome C oxidoreductase, with protein sequence MGTHHPHSFDERFEFAGKAKTFSLVAIVIGVLGIVYGFAIDHHEHHAVRTFSNLLLMSYYFVGVCVAGVFFLAYQYMAQAGWSVGLLRIPQAFARILGIAVLVLLIVVGAGLFLTHPEMHEGHQVDAPYLYAHWATKGLAIEGSPIYDAVIAGKSAFLNKPFFYGSLVVMLGLYSLFGKLLVDYSNSEDSLGGMLNYNKSFKISAIFLVIFGFTFPIYSFGTIMSLEAHWFSTMFGWYNLAAVHVSGLAVIALTLAILKENGYFSWVNENHMHDLGKLIFGFSIFWTYVWFAQFFLTWYANMPEESVYFYRRWEPEYKWWFWLNIVLNFCAPLFLLMKNDNKRSFTRMKIVTIIIIIGHWLDYYLMIMPGTMENHREFGITELFTFIGFAGLFSFLMLNALSKFESLVPKKHPLLDESLHHHI encoded by the coding sequence ATGGGCACTCATCATCCACATAGTTTTGACGAACGTTTTGAATTTGCCGGCAAAGCAAAAACATTTAGCCTGGTGGCTATTGTAATTGGTGTGCTGGGCATTGTGTACGGCTTTGCGATCGATCATCATGAGCATCACGCGGTTCGTACATTTTCAAACCTGCTGCTTATGAGCTACTATTTTGTAGGCGTTTGCGTTGCAGGTGTATTTTTCCTGGCTTACCAGTATATGGCACAAGCAGGCTGGTCGGTAGGCTTATTGCGCATACCACAGGCTTTTGCCCGCATATTAGGTATAGCTGTATTAGTTTTATTAATTGTAGTAGGAGCAGGTTTATTTTTAACCCACCCCGAAATGCATGAAGGCCATCAGGTTGATGCTCCTTACTTATATGCACACTGGGCCACTAAGGGTTTAGCTATTGAAGGCAGCCCTATTTATGATGCCGTAATAGCAGGTAAATCAGCATTCCTTAACAAGCCTTTCTTTTACGGAAGTTTAGTGGTAATGCTTGGTTTGTACTCATTGTTTGGCAAATTACTGGTAGATTATTCTAACAGTGAAGATAGCTTAGGCGGTATGCTTAACTATAACAAGAGCTTTAAAATCTCGGCTATATTCCTTGTTATATTTGGCTTCACTTTCCCAATCTACTCATTTGGTACCATCATGTCTTTAGAGGCACACTGGTTTTCAACAATGTTTGGTTGGTATAACTTAGCTGCGGTACACGTTAGCGGTTTAGCTGTAATTGCCTTAACACTTGCCATCCTTAAAGAGAACGGATATTTTTCATGGGTTAATGAAAACCACATGCACGATTTAGGTAAACTGATCTTCGGTTTCTCTATCTTCTGGACTTACGTTTGGTTTGCACAATTCTTCCTTACCTGGTATGCTAACATGCCCGAGGAGAGTGTTTACTTCTACCGTCGTTGGGAGCCTGAGTACAAATGGTGGTTCTGGTTAAATATTGTATTAAACTTCTGTGCACCATTATTCCTGCTGATGAAGAACGACAACAAACGTTCATTTACACGCATGAAAATTGTAACTATCATTATTATCATCGGTCACTGGTTAGATTACTACCTGATGATTATGCCGGGTACAATGGAGAACCATAGAGAGTTTGGTATCACTGAACTATTTACTTTCATAGGTTTTGCAGGTTTATTTAGCTTCCTGATGCTTAATGCATTAAGCAAGTTCGAATCATTAGTGCCTAAGAAACACCCTTTACTGGACGAGAGCCTGCACCACCACATTTAA
- a CDS encoding DUF3341 domain-containing protein, with the protein MSSTKFILGCFEDPDQMMDGITKLQKNSIPIYDVYTPMPIHGIEAKLGVKESRLGYAAFCCGCIGATVIFSIVYYTLVHDWPMNIGGKPNFSIPNFVPFTFEWTILFTAFGMVATFFAATHLFPGRAPRVMDLRATDDRFVIAVDAKGNVPHDDITRLLEEAGAVEVKHNKRKYVSYDE; encoded by the coding sequence ATGAGCAGCACTAAATTTATATTAGGTTGTTTTGAGGATCCGGACCAAATGATGGATGGGATCACCAAACTTCAAAAAAATAGTATTCCGATTTATGACGTTTATACCCCAATGCCTATTCACGGTATTGAGGCTAAACTGGGCGTTAAAGAATCACGTTTGGGTTACGCAGCATTTTGCTGTGGCTGTATAGGTGCTACTGTTATATTCAGTATTGTATACTACACCCTGGTACACGATTGGCCGATGAATATTGGTGGTAAGCCAAATTTTTCTATTCCAAACTTTGTACCGTTTACCTTTGAGTGGACTATCCTTTTCACCGCTTTCGGTATGGTGGCCACCTTCTTTGCAGCTACACACCTGTTCCCGGGCCGCGCTCCACGTGTAATGGACCTGCGTGCTACCGACGACCGCTTTGTAATTGCAGTTGATGCCAAAGGTAATGTACCACATGATGATATAACCCGCCTGCTTGAAGAAGCCGGAGCTGTTGAAGTAAAGCACAATAAGAGAAAGTATGTTAGCTATGATGAATAA
- a CDS encoding cytochrome C oxidase subunit IV family protein — MSDIKHTELHHDDHAEHGGMTRGKIWQVFFILLGITVIEFFIALYMVPKGHMTLNVANPIYILLTLAKAFYIVAFFMHLKFEKVGLIYSILVPTLFIIGLILVLTNESHHWVDVWQWIR; from the coding sequence ATGTCAGATATTAAGCATACAGAATTACACCACGACGACCATGCAGAACATGGTGGTATGACCCGTGGTAAAATATGGCAGGTGTTTTTCATCCTGTTGGGTATTACCGTTATTGAGTTTTTTATAGCCCTTTACATGGTGCCTAAAGGACACATGACTTTAAATGTAGCAAACCCTATTTATATCCTTTTAACGCTTGCTAAAGCCTTCTACATTGTAGCGTTCTTTATGCACTTAAAGTTCGAAAAAGTAGGTTTAATTTATTCTATACTGGTACCAACACTGTTCATCATTGGTTTGATCCTGGTGCTTACCAATGAAAGCCACCACTGGGTTGATGTTTGGCAATGGATAAGGTAA
- a CDS encoding COX15/CtaA family protein: protein MSKATNKTRFKQASLITIVLLFALILAGGIVRSSGSGMGCPDWPKCFGRYIPPTDASELPADYKETYVAKRAAKNQRFAKTLDVFGYSELATRIREDKSILVPEEFNAARTWTEYINRLVGALSGVGLLAIVFFSFSYWSENKWIPVLSVINLLLVGYQAWLGSIVVSTNLVDWIVTVHMLLALVILGITIYAYHLAKVQGKPLLKSDVLLKVIAFIAIALSVLQITFGTEVREKVDEVADHMQGANRDQWVSKVGEIFITHRDLALLVLVINVMMYALTRRNFDRHSLQQQLMSFIFLMIVLQIGVGIALSYAALPPVAQASHIVLASLVFGAQFYLLLNFRRTVKYTEVSR from the coding sequence ATGAGTAAAGCAACTAACAAAACAAGATTTAAACAAGCCAGCCTTATTACAATTGTTTTGCTTTTTGCATTGATATTAGCCGGAGGTATAGTACGTAGTTCGGGTTCGGGTATGGGATGCCCAGATTGGCCTAAGTGTTTTGGCCGCTACATTCCACCTACCGATGCAAGCGAGTTACCTGCCGACTATAAAGAAACATATGTAGCCAAACGCGCTGCCAAAAACCAACGTTTTGCCAAAACCTTAGATGTATTTGGTTACAGCGAACTGGCAACCCGTATACGCGAAGATAAATCGATATTGGTACCCGAAGAGTTTAATGCTGCCCGTACCTGGACAGAGTATATAAACCGTTTGGTGGGAGCTCTATCAGGGGTTGGATTACTCGCCATTGTGTTCTTTTCATTCAGTTACTGGTCCGAAAATAAGTGGATACCTGTTTTAAGCGTTATAAACTTGCTTTTAGTAGGGTATCAGGCCTGGTTAGGATCAATAGTGGTGTCAACCAACTTAGTTGATTGGATAGTCACCGTACACATGCTGTTGGCGCTGGTTATTTTAGGCATTACCATTTATGCTTATCATTTAGCCAAAGTACAGGGCAAGCCCTTACTAAAAAGCGATGTGCTATTGAAAGTGATAGCATTTATAGCCATTGCATTAAGCGTACTGCAAATTACCTTTGGTACCGAAGTACGCGAAAAAGTTGATGAGGTTGCCGACCATATGCAGGGCGCCAACCGAGACCAATGGGTAAGCAAGGTAGGTGAGATATTTATAACCCACCGCGATCTGGCTTTACTGGTTTTAGTAATAAACGTTATGATGTACGCTTTAACCCGTCGTAATTTTGACAGGCATTCGTTACAGCAGCAGTTAATGAGTTTTATATTTTTGATGATAGTGTTACAGATAGGGGTGGGGATAGCGTTATCATACGCAGCATTACCACCTGTGGCACAGGCATCACACATAGTATTGGCCAGCCTGGTATTTGGAGCACAGTTTTACTTGTTACTCAACTTTAGGCGTACAGTAAAATACACGGAGGTGAGCAGATGA
- a CDS encoding cytochrome c oxidase subunit 3, which yields MMAQFQQDKGKLDLTPKRFNMWLFLFTSFMFFAALTSGFIVYIGGKGHGLSIKMPDAFMYSTAIIMVSSVSMFFASKAAKQSDVSKQRLFIWITLLLGVAFFAMQVYAWNVLTFKMHAWFVNANAAISFVYVFSVMHLLHILAGLVLLIISLVGTYRKKPQAINLFRMEMSSLFWHFVDIIWIYLYVFLLLNQN from the coding sequence ATGATGGCACAGTTTCAGCAAGACAAAGGGAAATTAGATTTAACGCCTAAGCGGTTTAACATGTGGCTGTTTTTGTTCACATCGTTTATGTTTTTTGCGGCGTTAACCAGCGGTTTCATTGTATATATTGGTGGGAAAGGGCATGGCCTCAGCATTAAAATGCCCGATGCATTTATGTACAGCACTGCTATAATTATGGTGAGCAGTGTATCCATGTTTTTTGCATCAAAAGCTGCTAAACAAAGTGACGTTAGCAAACAGCGTTTATTTATTTGGATAACGTTGCTATTGGGTGTTGCGTTTTTTGCTATGCAGGTTTACGCCTGGAATGTGCTTACATTTAAAATGCATGCCTGGTTTGTTAACGCTAATGCAGCAATTTCGTTCGTATATGTATTTTCGGTAATGCACCTGCTACACATTTTGGCAGGATTAGTGTTACTTATTATAAGCCTGGTAGGCACCTACCGGAAAAAGCCTCAGGCAATAAATTTATTCCGGATGGAGATGTCCTCATTATTTTGGCATTTTGTCGATATTATATGGATTTATCTCTATGTTTTTTTACTTTTGAACCAGAATTAA